In the Chroococcidiopsis sp. SAG 2025 genome, one interval contains:
- a CDS encoding DUF2203 domain-containing protein — MQPPQPPESPAPSEDELENSIAEVERSLVALKQRYAQVKHDRQQQVELQQQLKQVKRDIERSRSPHSKVQLKAELKQIQAQLETIEVNLESQLFSWGSLKAPFWQAVRFGGLGVIVGWILKSLTGNG, encoded by the coding sequence ATGCAACCGCCACAGCCACCAGAATCACCTGCGCCATCAGAGGATGAGTTGGAAAACTCGATCGCAGAAGTTGAGCGATCGCTTGTCGCCCTGAAACAACGCTACGCTCAAGTCAAACACGATCGACAGCAGCAAGTAGAACTCCAACAGCAATTAAAACAGGTTAAGCGAGACATCGAGCGATCGCGATCGCCACACTCAAAAGTACAGTTAAAGGCAGAACTAAAGCAAATTCAAGCACAACTAGAAACCATAGAAGTCAACCTCGAAAGCCAATTATTTTCTTGGGGAAGCCTGAAAGCCCCTTTCTGGCAAGCTGTCCGCTTCGGTGGCTTAGGAGTTATTGTAGGCTGGATATTAAAGTCTCTTACTGGTAATGGGTAA
- a CDS encoding DUF6439 family protein, whose protein sequence is MLQPTKLDRNSSLSEFSTQELAQVLMERLSISPDEWHKLKSNRKARANEQAAAAIVFLLKDQPEEALPRLQQAVGWLDRSISAPPCPTHQKGVRSEE, encoded by the coding sequence ATGCTTCAACCTACCAAGTTGGATCGAAATTCATCGTTAAGCGAATTTAGCACGCAGGAACTAGCCCAAGTTTTGATGGAAAGATTGTCGATCTCGCCTGACGAGTGGCACAAGCTTAAGTCTAACCGTAAAGCTAGAGCCAACGAACAAGCAGCGGCGGCGATCGTCTTTTTACTTAAAGACCAACCAGAAGAAGCATTACCAAGGTTACAACAGGCAGTTGGTTGGTTAGACCGCTCGATCTCTGCTCCACCTTGTCCCACTCATCAAAAAGGGGTGAGGAGCGAGGAGTGA
- a CDS encoding ATP-binding protein has translation MITISSRPVGRNWSTISFASTLYLCSILDLLLAEVPCRLQAELRLGLQEALVNAAKHGNKLDPGKVVIVRFSYTDDHYWWIISDQGCGFDRPCDCNPDPEAYLPSVESENGRGTCILYKIFDRVIWNAAGTELRLGKQMGSRFRLPLLN, from the coding sequence GTGATTACTATCTCATCGCGTCCAGTTGGGCGTAACTGGAGTACGATTAGCTTTGCCTCTACGCTCTATTTGTGTTCTATCCTCGATTTACTCTTAGCAGAAGTACCGTGTCGGTTGCAAGCAGAACTACGCCTGGGTTTGCAGGAAGCACTAGTCAATGCAGCTAAACACGGGAACAAGCTAGATCCCGGTAAGGTTGTCATCGTTCGATTTTCTTACACAGACGACCATTATTGGTGGATCATTTCCGATCAGGGCTGTGGTTTTGACCGTCCGTGCGATTGCAACCCAGATCCAGAAGCATATTTGCCCTCAGTAGAATCGGAGAACGGTCGCGGTACTTGTATTTTATACAAAATCTTCGATCGCGTAATTTGGAACGCAGCCGGAACAGAACTGAGACTTGGTAAGCAGATGGGTAGCCGTTTCCGTTTACCCTTGCTTAATTAG